Proteins co-encoded in one Nicotiana sylvestris chromosome 7, ASM39365v2, whole genome shotgun sequence genomic window:
- the LOC104230501 gene encoding glucan endo-1,3-beta-glucosidase 6-like: protein MRSFAFSKSFGVLCLVTLSMVSILHLVCGIGANWGTQSTHNLPPEILVKMLKDNGFQKVKLFDADYDTLKALGNSDIEVMVGIPNDMLTTLGSLKAAEKWVSKNVSIHLSDNNVNIRYVAVGNEPFLETYNGSYLRTTFPALQNIQTALVKAGHGNQVKVTVPLNADVYESASSLPSGGDFRAEIHDFVIQIVKFLSDNGCPFTINIYPFISLYIDSNFPVEYAFFDGNATPLNDGGTIYTNMFDANHDTLVWALKKNGFGNLPIIVGEIGWPTDGDRNANLQLAQRFNQGFMAHISEGKGTPMRPGPVDAYLFSLIDEDAKSIQPGNFERHWGIFAYDGRPKYLLNLGTTNSGSLVPASNVKYLERKWCVLKPDAKLDDPQIAPSVSYACARADCTSLGYGTSCGGLDARGNVSYAFNSYYQINDQLDDACKFSGLGTITKSDPSTPSCKFGITIEPYYGGAEPKLAYTRILLSLILLLWTIL from the exons ATGCGATCTTTTGCTTTTTCTAAGTCATTTGGGGTATTATGTCTTGTAACCTTGTCAATGGTTTCCATATTGCATTTAGTTTGTGGGATAGGTGCCAATTGGGGCACTCAATCAACACACAATTTGCCTCCTGAGATACTAGTCAAAATGCTAAAAGACAATGGGTTCCAAAAGGTTAAGCTTTTTGATGCTGATTATGATACACTTAAGGCTTTGGGCAATTCTGACATTGAAGTTATGGTTGGTATTCCTAATGACATGCTAACAACCTTGGGTAGCTTGAAAGCTGCTGAGAAATGGGTTTCCAAGAATGTTTCTATCCATCTTTCTGACAACAATGTGAACATCAG GTATGTTGCAGTTGGAAATGAGCCTTTCTTAGAAACATATAATGGAAGTTACCTAAGAACAACTTTTCCTGCTCTACAAAATATCCAAACTGCACTCGTAAAGGCTGGCCATGGTAATCAAGTGAAGGTCACCGTCCCCCTCAATGCCGATGTTTATGAGAGTGCCAGTAGCTTGCCATCCGGTGGTGATTTTAGAGCTGAGATCCATGACTTTGTGATCCAAATAGTCAAGTTCTTAAGCGATAATGGTTGCCCTTTTACAATCAATATCTACCCATTCATAAGCCTCTATATAGATTCCAACTTTCCAGTTGAATATGCGTTCTTTGATGGAAATGCAACACCTCTAAACGATGGCGGGACAATCTACACCAACATGTTTGATGCAAATCATGACACTCTTGTGTGGGCTTTAAAGAAGAATGGGTTCGGGAACTTACCTATTATAGTCGGAGAAATTGGTTGGCCCACAGATGGGGACCGCAATGCTAACCTACAACTAGCGCAGCGTTTCAACCAAGGGTTCATGGCTCATATATCAGAAGGAAAAGGCACCCCTATGAGGCCTGGGCCTGTTGATGCCTATCTGTTTAGTTTAATTGACGAGGATGCAAAAAGTATCCAACCTGGGAATTTCGAACGTCACTGGGGAATATTCGCCTATGATGGGCGACCAAAATACTTACTTAACCTTGGCACTACAAATTCAGGATCTTTAGTTCCAGCTAGTAATGTGAAGTATTTGGAAAGAAAATGGTGTGTGCTCAAGCCTGACGCTAAGCTTGATGACCCCCAGATTGCGCCTAGTGTGAGTTATGCTTGCGCGCGTGCTGATTGCACAAGCCTTGGTTATGGGACATCATGTGGAGGCCTGGATGCGCGAGGAAATGTTTCATATGCATTCAACAGCTACTATCAGATAAACGATCAGCTCGACGATGCCTGCAAGTTCTCAGGGCTTGGGACAATCACAAAGTCGGATCCATCTACGCCAAGTTGTAAGTTTGGGATCACGATCGAACCATACTATGGAGGTGCAGAACCAAAACTTGCCTATACACGGATTTTATTGTCTCTGATTCTCTTGCTATGGACAATTTTGTGA
- the LOC104249320 gene encoding RNA pseudouridine synthase 3, mitochondrial: MRWNKDVSRCLFFLVRRYSRSVGHSAIANRRQPVIRVSNSITHLGRPKDGAKPSQLLSLPPFPGHPLPGKKAATSPDQPSRHVTAISWIKYYFDEILGSVIQSHFNKGLVQLEFNESSTSKEGQTRLLRKIKHSEVMEVGARVYVPISVAETKISKRYDVIPSGTLYPNADEIAYLQRLVFYKDPAIIVLNKPPKLPVKGNLPVHNSMDALAAAALSYEYDEGPRLVHRLDRESSGLHLMGRTEESISHLHLLFSSTKRSKSLSKAWNDACGSTYQRYWALVIGSPKEKEGIISAPLTKVLLDDGRTERVMLAQHSGLEASEEAITEYRLLGPMINGCSWIELRPHTSRKHQLRVHCAEALGTPIVGDYKYGWFVHRKWKQMPRVDVEPTTGKPYRLKRPEGLDVQKGSVLSKVPLLHLHCRELVLPNIAKFIELHSRKTRTRCLNADNSSKPDLLRFVAPMPSHMKISWKLMSSYLI; this comes from the exons ATGAGGTGGAACAAAGATGTGAGCCGTTGCTTGTTCTTTTTGGTCAGGCGCTACTCTAGATCGGTGGGCCATTCTGCAATAGCAAATCGTCGTCAACCTGTGATTCGAGTGTCAAACAGTATAACACATTTGGGCCGTCCAAAGGATGGTGCAAAGCCTAGTCAGCTATTGTCTTTGCCCCCATTTCCTGGCCATCCTTTGCCGGGAAAGAAAGCGGCCACCAGTCCTGACCAACCATCTCGTCATGTTACTGCCATTAGCTGGATCAAATACTATTTTGATGAGATACTAGGCTCTGTCATCCAATCCCATTTTAATAAGGGTCTC GTTCAGTTAGAGTTTAATGAGTCATCTACAAGCAAGGAAGGACAAACTAGATTGCTGAGAAAG ATTAAGCATTCTGAGGTCATGGAAGTTGGTGCAAGAGTTTATGTACCCATATCTGTTGCTGAAACAAAAATCTCAAAACGATATGATGTTATACCTAGTGGCACTTTGTACCCCAATGCTGATGAGATAGCATACTTGCAAAGGCTTGTATTTTACAAG GACCCTGCCATAATTGTGCTAAACAAGCCCCCTAAACTGCCTGTGAAG GGAAACCTTCCCGTGCATAATAGCATGGATGCCTTGGCAGCTGCAGCATTGTCCTATGAATATGACGAGGGTCCTAGGCTG GTACATCGTCTTGATAGAGAGAGCAGTGGCCTTCATTTAATGGGAAGAACAGAAGAAAGTATCTCCCACCTTCATTTGTTGTTCAGCAGCACAAAAAGGTCCAAGTCCCTGTCTAAG GCATGGAATGATGCATGTGGATCAACGTATCAGAGGTATTGGGCGTTGGTAATAGGTTCCCCCAAGGAGAAGGAAGGCATAATCTCTGCACCACTTACAAAG GTGCTTCTTGATGATGGTAGAACTGAGAGAGTCATGTTGGCTCAGCACTCAGGATTAGAAGCTTCTGAGGAGGCTATTACAGAATATCGGCTGCTTGGTCCAATGATCAATGGATGCTCATGGATTGAGTTGCGCCCTCATACAAGTAGAAAACATCAG CTTCGAGTCCATTGTGCTGAAGCCCTTGGAACTCCAATTGTGGGTGACTACAAGTACGGTTGGTTTGTCCATCGGAAATGGAAGCAGATGCCAAGAGTAGATGTTGAACCGACAACAGGGAAACCCTACAGATTAAAGAGGCCGGAAGGTTTGGATGTTCAGAAAGGAAGTGTCTTATCTAAGGTTCCTTTATTACATCTGCATTGTAGAGAGCTTGTGCTCCCAAACATTGCCAAGTTTATTGAGCTTCACAGTCGAAAAACAAGAACTCGCTGTTTAAATGCAGATAATAGCTCAAAACCAGATCTCCTTCGGTTTGTAGCACCAATGCCATCTCATATGAAAATTAGTTGGAAGCTTATGTCCTCTTACTTGATATGA